In one Mucilaginibacter ginsenosidivorax genomic region, the following are encoded:
- the recQ gene encoding DNA helicase RecQ — translation MNSLQALQKYFGYSAFRHQQEAIIQHILNGQDVMALMPTGGGKSLCYQLPAVLLNGLTIVISPLIALMKDQVDSLNVSGIPAAFLNSAQNPDEQRQLVEKLRNNQIRLLYLAPERLFGAENKLVPFLKTLNVVQIAIDEAHCISSWGHDFRPEYLMLAQLKTEFPNVPVIALTATADKLTQKDILEKLNLNKPKVFVSSFNRANITYRVIPKRNSFQQLVNFLNERKDESGIIYCLSRKSTEDLADDLKAAGFAAEAYNAGLSSEIKVRNQEAFLRDEVKIIVATIAFGMGINKSNVRYVVHIDLPKNIEGYYQETGRAGRDGLASEALLLYSPGDAGKLQHFARIEGNEAQSRIMLNKLNDMVRYCQLQSCRRQYLMNYFDEAFPPNCGSCDVCLTEFKRFDGTLIAQKALSAVARLNERFGINYVIDFLRGSKSEKIRDEHKQLKTYGIGADISKPDWQRYIRELLTMGYLQMGGDEYPIVKLTDQSAAVLKGLQKVEFIESETVEETHTHVQAPPHEAELLSRIKRVRNDIAQHENVPAYIIVSDATLVEMATYLPQSLDELRLISGFGDVKLARYGRELLQPVKDYAKEKGLESKIAYKSPKKERKAASVRPVQPIKARKTNDTRTESLRLYQTGKTVAEIATERSLSPMTIESHLSFFVQSGELEVEALVPAQKIPAIKDAVESYGSQMLSPLKQVLGDDYSYGEIKAVISWMNRGNV, via the coding sequence ATGAATTCTCTACAGGCCCTGCAAAAATATTTTGGTTATAGCGCTTTCAGGCACCAGCAGGAGGCCATTATCCAACATATATTAAACGGGCAGGATGTAATGGCGCTGATGCCTACCGGCGGCGGCAAATCATTATGCTACCAGCTACCCGCGGTATTGTTAAACGGGCTAACCATTGTTATCTCGCCGCTTATTGCCCTGATGAAAGACCAGGTTGATAGCTTGAATGTAAGCGGTATACCGGCAGCCTTCCTAAACTCGGCACAAAACCCGGATGAGCAGCGCCAACTGGTAGAAAAACTAAGGAACAACCAAATCCGCCTGCTATACCTTGCGCCCGAGCGTTTGTTTGGTGCCGAAAACAAGCTGGTTCCGTTTTTAAAAACGCTGAATGTAGTACAGATAGCCATAGACGAAGCCCACTGCATCTCGTCCTGGGGGCACGATTTTCGTCCTGAGTATTTGATGCTGGCCCAGTTAAAAACCGAGTTCCCGAATGTGCCGGTCATCGCGCTTACCGCTACTGCTGATAAGCTGACGCAAAAAGATATCCTCGAGAAACTCAATCTTAACAAGCCCAAAGTATTTGTATCCTCCTTCAACAGGGCCAATATTACCTACCGGGTTATCCCCAAAAGGAACAGCTTTCAGCAACTGGTTAACTTTTTAAATGAGCGGAAGGACGAGTCGGGTATTATCTACTGCCTTTCCCGTAAATCTACCGAAGATTTGGCCGACGACCTGAAAGCCGCCGGCTTTGCTGCCGAAGCCTACAACGCAGGCCTCAGCAGCGAAATCAAAGTGCGCAACCAGGAGGCTTTTTTGCGCGACGAGGTCAAGATCATCGTGGCTACCATTGCCTTTGGCATGGGCATCAATAAATCAAATGTGCGCTACGTGGTGCATATCGATCTGCCTAAAAACATCGAGGGCTATTACCAGGAAACCGGCCGTGCAGGGCGCGACGGCCTGGCATCCGAGGCATTGCTACTGTATTCGCCGGGCGATGCCGGTAAGCTACAGCATTTTGCAAGGATCGAGGGCAACGAGGCTCAAAGCCGCATTATGCTGAATAAGCTGAACGATATGGTGCGCTACTGCCAGCTGCAAAGCTGCCGCCGCCAGTACTTGATGAACTATTTTGATGAGGCTTTCCCGCCCAATTGCGGCTCCTGCGATGTTTGCCTTACCGAGTTTAAACGCTTTGACGGTACGCTGATAGCCCAAAAGGCGCTCTCGGCCGTGGCCCGGCTTAACGAGCGTTTCGGCATTAACTATGTGATTGATTTTTTACGCGGGTCGAAATCCGAAAAAATCCGCGACGAACATAAACAGCTTAAAACCTATGGCATAGGCGCCGATATCAGCAAGCCCGACTGGCAGCGCTACATTCGCGAACTGCTTACCATGGGCTACCTGCAAATGGGTGGCGACGAATACCCTATTGTTAAACTTACAGACCAAAGCGCCGCCGTGCTCAAAGGCCTGCAAAAGGTTGAGTTTATCGAAAGCGAAACCGTTGAAGAAACCCACACCCACGTACAGGCACCACCGCACGAAGCCGAACTGCTAAGCCGCATTAAACGCGTACGTAACGATATTGCCCAACATGAAAACGTGCCGGCCTACATCATTGTATCTGATGCTACCCTGGTGGAGATGGCTACCTACCTGCCCCAAAGCCTCGACGAGCTGCGCCTTATCTCGGGCTTTGGCGATGTAAAACTGGCCCGCTACGGGCGCGAGCTGTTGCAGCCCGTGAAAGATTACGCCAAAGAAAAAGGCCTCGAATCAAAAATTGCCTATAAATCGCCCAAGAAGGAACGCAAGGCAGCGTCCGTCCGTCCGGTACAACCTATTAAGGCCCGCAAAACAAACGATACCCGTACCGAGTCGCTCCGGCTTTACCAAACCGGCAAAACCGTGGCCGAAATTGCCACCGAGCGCAGCCTGTCGCCCATGACGATAGAAAGCCACCTCAGCTTTTTTGTACAATCGGGCGAGCTGGAGGTAGAAGCGCTGGTACCCGCCCAAAAAATCCCCGCCATTAAAGATGCTGTTGAAAGCTACGGCTCCCAAATGCTATCACCCCTCAAACAAGTCCTCGGCGATGACTACAGTTACGGCGAAATTAAAGCGGTGATAAGCTGGATGAACAGGGGGAATGTGTAA
- the ybeY gene encoding rRNA maturation RNase YbeY codes for MPAISFFEEDINYKLKNKALVRQWIKDTIVAEGFKLKELNYIFCSDAYLLTLNQQYLDHDTYTDIITFDNSEVEGNIVGDIFISIERIRENAIKFGHSETEELHRVIIHGALHLVGYTDKSVVTKKKMTQKEDEYLAKRSFIG; via the coding sequence ATGCCCGCTATCAGCTTTTTTGAAGAAGATATAAACTATAAGCTAAAAAACAAAGCCCTTGTGCGCCAGTGGATTAAAGACACCATTGTTGCCGAGGGCTTCAAATTAAAAGAGCTGAACTACATTTTTTGCTCAGATGCTTATCTGCTTACCCTTAACCAGCAATATCTTGACCATGATACCTATACAGATATCATTACTTTTGATAACAGTGAGGTTGAAGGCAATATTGTAGGCGATATTTTTATATCGATAGAACGCATCCGCGAAAATGCCATCAAATTTGGCCATTCGGAAACAGAAGAGCTTCATCGTGTTATCATTCATGGTGCGCTGCACCTGGTAGGCTACACAGATAAAAGTGTTGTTACAAAGAAAAAAATGACACAAAAAGAGGATGAGTATTTAGCTAAGCGAAGTTTTATTGGCTAA
- a CDS encoding VOC family protein, which yields MKDKPVFAPELAIPNGLKDISFYIDAFGAEELRRFSNDDGTIHVSELSINGAMFHLHEQTLHSGLHSLAGGTHSVVIGLFVADVHAVIEQAVAAGAKITSPVQDYDYGYRQGSIEDPFGHRWQIQKSI from the coding sequence ATGAAAGACAAACCTGTTTTTGCCCCCGAACTGGCCATACCCAATGGCTTAAAAGACATTAGCTTTTATATTGATGCTTTTGGCGCAGAAGAACTCCGGCGTTTCAGCAACGATGACGGAACTATACATGTGTCCGAATTATCCATCAACGGAGCCATGTTTCATCTGCACGAACAAACGTTACACTCGGGCCTTCATAGCCTTGCGGGCGGCACGCATTCTGTCGTTATTGGGCTATTTGTGGCCGATGTGCATGCCGTTATTGAGCAGGCTGTTGCTGCCGGCGCAAAAATCACCTCGCCCGTGCAGGATTATGATTATGGCTACCGCCAGGGCAGCATTGAAGATCCATTTGGACACCGGTGGCAGATACAGAAGTCGATATAG
- a CDS encoding helix-turn-helix transcriptional regulator, which yields MKNNIRVERAIKNITQADLAQVIGVSRQTINTIESNRYVPSTVLALKIARVFGKPVEAIFILDDED from the coding sequence ATGAAAAACAACATACGAGTTGAGCGCGCTATCAAAAACATAACCCAGGCCGACTTGGCCCAGGTAATCGGGGTATCGCGGCAAACTATTAATACAATCGAAAGCAACCGCTACGTACCATCTACTGTGCTGGCCCTAAAAATAGCCCGGGTATTTGGCAAGCCTGTTGAGGCAATATTTATATTAGATGATGAAGATTAA
- the rplS gene encoding 50S ribosomal protein L19 — MDLVKFVEEQSIEKRQFPSFKAGDTVSVHYKIREGNKERIQLYQGVVIQRNSAGNSETFTVRKVSNGIGVERIFPINSPNIDKIEVNSVGKVRRSKLYYLRALTGKAARIKSKRV; from the coding sequence ATGGATTTAGTAAAATTTGTTGAAGAGCAATCAATAGAAAAAAGACAGTTTCCTTCCTTCAAGGCCGGTGATACTGTAAGTGTGCATTATAAAATCAGAGAAGGAAACAAAGAACGTATCCAGCTTTACCAGGGTGTTGTTATACAACGTAACAGCGCAGGTAACTCGGAAACATTCACTGTTCGTAAAGTTTCTAACGGTATAGGTGTTGAGCGTATCTTCCCTATTAACTCTCCAAACATTGACAAAATAGAGGTGAACAGCGTTGGTAAAGTGCGTCGCTCTAAATTATACTACCTGCGTGCCCTTACCGGTAAGGCAGCTCGTATCAAATCAAAAAGAGTTTAA
- a CDS encoding DUF1624 domain-containing protein: protein MINSEISPANSARIRSVDFLRGAIMVLMAIDHVRVYSGMPSGGADPAIFFTRWVTHFCVSGFVFFAGAAAFLYGHKINNPNKLSRYLFTRGLLLVILELTLIRFCWSFNLDFKTFMLAGVIWMLGWCMVLLSGIIRLSFRAVWISGLVIIAAQQLFGLIPASWTWWDFLYPRSEEGPGWIHVLYVLVPWIGVMMAGYGFGKLLIFEPDRRNKLCLQIGLSAIGLFLVAGSIIAASGHKNNLPFILRLLSQQKYPPSQLFLLMTLGPLITLVPLAEKAQGVLARVLNTFGRVPLFYYILHIALIHLLALGLNGILYGSGHQEWYNTAPFTNVPEDYRWGLPLLYAIFITAEVVLYFACRQYSVYKAKHPEKLWLKYL, encoded by the coding sequence ATGATCAATTCCGAAATATCCCCGGCAAACAGCGCGCGTATCCGATCAGTAGATTTTTTACGCGGGGCCATCATGGTACTGATGGCTATTGACCATGTTCGCGTTTATTCCGGCATGCCATCTGGTGGCGCCGATCCTGCTATTTTTTTCACCCGCTGGGTTACCCATTTTTGTGTTTCCGGCTTTGTATTTTTCGCGGGCGCAGCTGCTTTTTTATATGGGCATAAAATCAATAACCCCAATAAGCTCTCCCGCTATTTGTTTACCCGCGGTTTATTACTGGTGATTCTGGAACTTACGCTAATCCGTTTTTGCTGGTCTTTTAACCTGGATTTTAAGACTTTTATGCTGGCCGGGGTAATATGGATGCTTGGCTGGTGCATGGTGCTGTTGTCGGGAATTATCCGGTTGTCTTTTCGCGCGGTTTGGATCAGCGGATTGGTGATTATTGCCGCACAACAACTATTTGGCTTGATTCCGGCGAGTTGGACCTGGTGGGATTTTTTATATCCAAGGAGCGAAGAAGGGCCCGGTTGGATTCACGTGCTGTATGTATTGGTGCCCTGGATAGGTGTTATGATGGCGGGGTATGGTTTTGGTAAGCTATTGATTTTTGAACCGGACCGGCGCAACAAACTGTGCCTGCAAATAGGGCTTTCGGCGATAGGTTTGTTTTTAGTAGCAGGCAGTATAATTGCGGCATCGGGCCATAAAAATAATTTACCTTTTATTCTCCGGTTGCTTAGCCAGCAAAAATATCCGCCATCGCAGCTTTTTTTGCTGATGACGTTAGGGCCGCTCATAACGTTGGTACCGCTGGCAGAAAAAGCGCAAGGAGTGCTTGCACGTGTCCTGAACACTTTTGGCCGGGTACCTTTATTTTATTATATCCTGCACATCGCACTCATCCACCTGCTGGCACTGGGCCTCAATGGTATCCTTTATGGCAGTGGCCACCAGGAGTGGTATAATACCGCGCCGTTTACAAATGTACCCGAAGACTATCGCTGGGGTTTGCCATTACTTTACGCTATCTTTATTACTGCCGAGGTGGTGTTGTATTTTGCCTGTAGGCAATACAGTGTTTACAAAGCTAAACATCCCGAAAAGTTATGGCTTAAATATCTTTAA
- a CDS encoding ATP-binding protein — MEQANVQTGELFTLQLPSNPESITQLEALIEEIADKYHVADDTFANMMTCLNEAAINAIIHGNKLDAAKKVIINADVAPKRVIWTVTDEGDGFDYNHLADPTAPENLESLTGRGVFIIKHLADQCIFNAKGNEIELHFKI; from the coding sequence ATGGAACAGGCAAATGTTCAAACCGGCGAATTATTCACGTTACAGCTACCGTCGAACCCGGAGAGCATAACGCAGCTTGAAGCGCTGATAGAAGAGATTGCTGATAAATACCATGTTGCAGATGATACATTTGCCAACATGATGACCTGCTTAAACGAGGCCGCTATAAATGCTATTATTCATGGCAATAAACTTGATGCCGCAAAAAAGGTAATTATTAATGCCGATGTTGCCCCTAAGCGTGTAATATGGACTGTTACCGACGAGGGCGATGGTTTTGATTACAATCACCTGGCCGACCCAACAGCGCCAGAAAACCTGGAAAGCCTTACCGGCCGTGGCGTTTTTATTATTAAACACCTGGCCGACCAATGCATTTTTAATGCAAAAGGCAACGAAATTGAACTACATTTTAAGATATAA
- a CDS encoding glutathione peroxidase: MKLLSLILGFVLMTAAPSSVYDFKLKTIDGDNFSLAKYKGKKVLIVNTASKCGFTKQYKDLEALAEKYKGKLVVVGFPANNFGGQEPGTNQDIKTFCHDNFNVTFPMSGKVSVLGLDIDPLFQYLTTAPNPDFTGDIKWNFEKFLIDENGKLVHRFRSATTPLSDDITKYLN, from the coding sequence ATGAAATTACTTTCTTTAATATTAGGCTTTGTTTTAATGACGGCCGCCCCGTCTTCGGTTTATGATTTTAAGCTGAAAACTATCGATGGCGACAACTTTTCGCTGGCCAAATACAAAGGCAAAAAGGTATTGATTGTAAACACAGCCTCAAAATGCGGCTTTACCAAACAATACAAAGATTTAGAAGCATTGGCCGAAAAATACAAAGGCAAACTGGTTGTAGTAGGGTTTCCTGCTAACAACTTTGGTGGCCAGGAACCGGGCACTAATCAGGACATAAAGACCTTTTGTCATGACAATTTTAACGTAACCTTCCCGATGAGCGGAAAAGTTAGCGTTTTAGGTTTAGATATCGATCCTTTATTTCAATATCTTACAACCGCACCAAATCCTGATTTTACAGGCGACATCAAATGGAACTTTGAAAAGTTTTTGATAGACGAAAATGGCAAACTGGTACACCGTTTCAGGTCGGCAACAACTCCGTTATCTGACGATATTACCAAGTATCTTAACTAA
- the trmD gene encoding tRNA (guanosine(37)-N1)-methyltransferase TrmD — protein sequence MRFDIISVLPGLLESPFAHSILQRAQKKGIAEIHVHNLRDYSTSKQKSVDDYPYGGGSGMVMTIPPFAACIEKLKAEREYDEVIFMSPDGERLNQAIANQLSIKGNIIILCGHYKGIDQRIRDIYVTREISIGDYVLSGGELPAAVLVDAVVRLIPGVLSDETSALSDSFQDDMLDAPVYTRPADWNGHKVPDILLSGNTPEIEKWRFEQALERTKQRRPDLLE from the coding sequence ATGCGTTTTGATATCATTTCTGTTTTACCGGGTTTGCTGGAAAGCCCTTTTGCACATTCTATTTTACAACGCGCCCAAAAAAAGGGCATCGCCGAAATTCATGTGCATAACCTGCGCGATTACTCAACCAGCAAACAAAAAAGTGTGGATGATTATCCCTACGGTGGCGGCAGCGGCATGGTAATGACCATCCCGCCTTTTGCAGCCTGTATTGAAAAGCTTAAAGCCGAACGGGAATATGACGAGGTGATCTTCATGTCGCCCGATGGCGAGCGGCTTAACCAGGCTATTGCCAACCAATTATCTATTAAAGGCAACATCATTATTTTATGCGGACATTATAAAGGGATAGACCAGCGCATCCGCGATATTTATGTTACCCGCGAGATCAGCATAGGCGATTATGTACTATCTGGCGGCGAACTGCCGGCAGCTGTTTTGGTGGATGCTGTTGTGCGCCTTATCCCCGGCGTACTTAGCGACGAAACATCGGCCCTCAGCGACTCGTTCCAGGACGATATGCTGGATGCCCCCGTATATACCCGCCCCGCCGACTGGAATGGGCACAAAGTACCCGATATCCTTTTAAGCGGCAATACCCCCGAAATTGAAAAATGGCGCTTTGAGCAGGCGCTGGAGCGTACAAAACAACGGAGGCCGGATTTGTTGGAGTGA
- a CDS encoding VOC family protein, with translation MANQPTFGNGKICYIEIPADDIAVSAAFFQKTFDWHIRQDNQGNASFDDGVGQVSGMWVTGRKPQAEPGLIISIMVDDAEATVEAIATNGGTIVQPIGKDFPEITALFTDPAGNLWSIYQHRG, from the coding sequence ATGGCAAACCAACCCACTTTTGGTAATGGCAAAATCTGTTACATCGAGATCCCTGCAGATGATATCGCGGTATCCGCGGCTTTTTTTCAAAAAACATTTGACTGGCATATCCGGCAGGATAACCAGGGGAACGCCTCTTTTGATGACGGCGTGGGCCAGGTAAGCGGCATGTGGGTAACCGGGCGCAAGCCCCAGGCAGAACCGGGCCTTATCATATCTATTATGGTTGATGATGCCGAAGCCACCGTAGAAGCAATTGCCACCAATGGCGGCACGATAGTACAACCAATAGGTAAAGATTTTCCGGAGATAACGGCACTATTTACAGACCCGGCCGGTAATTTATGGAGCATTTATCAGCACAGGGGGTAG
- a CDS encoding DUF4175 family protein, translating into MTSAENYELLIEKINIFIRKYYFNNFLRGLIFLGAGLFSAYVIITLSEYFGNFNILFRTILFYFFILLNAALVCWLILPPLLSWLKLGRSLTHDEAAAIIGKHFQDVNDKLLNTLQLKKLAADDEKHRALIEASIDQKIESLKPVSFPSAINIRENVKYLKYILVPAAIILVIGLAAPSVLTESTKRLIRHNEFFVPAAPFKFNILNQTLSVVQGDDLKLDLKLDGDKLPADVYVETANNTFKLDKENISRFHYQFTNLQQNTKFRLIGNGFTSAPYEIKVNQKPALLHFDVALNYPAYLHKKNEILTNAGDLVIPAGTAVKWLLHTQYATGLQFFMNNEPRQAVANGPGLFVHNEKVYKNAVYRLYPVNNQVNHSDSATYHINVILDEPPVISVDEKPDSVSMKSLYFNGKIQDDHGFSALNFHYNVQSSGNKGNTKAFVKRVEADMGQTQADFFYFWNLKDMGINPGDQVTYFFEVADNDGINGPKKARTPERTLHVPDAKEVNQQLNAGTEAIKQKMQSAIKLAGQVEKESQKLNQMLLNKNSLSFDEKKQIEDLLQKRKDLEDLVKEIKDDNKKNLYSRQENQQQNEEILAKQKQIEDLFNNVLDQKTKELLQNLQQLLNEQQKDATRDELSKMQMDNKSLKKELDRMLELYKKLEFDQKLNQQIDELNKLADKQQKLSEQTQKQGADKKQLQQEQDGLKKEFDDVKKGFDDLQKTNEQAEHKSDFQNPEKETQSIAQKMEQSAGDLQKNDKNKASKSQKQAADEMRDLAGKLQQQDQEGESKENAVDAQQLRELLKNLVNSSFSQEKLMQTLKSTSPTDPAYITLSQSQKDIKDNLKTAEDSLYALSRRIPQIQSTVNAEIGSINSRIDQALDNLGDRRTAEANRNQQLAMTSMNNLALMLSEALDQLQKMMNKSKGGKGKPQSISQLNKMQQQLNKNMQKAREQMQQQGNKPGQSQPGQGNMSEQLARMARQQQQIRQQLEQINREENKNGTGKLGNLDKISQEMEQTERDLVNRKITDEALKRQQQIQSRLLEAEKAQQEREQDQQRESQAGKNIPPGYIKALQGYQQQRAKQTEQVKTVSPALNLYYKQKIKSYFDQLNAK; encoded by the coding sequence ATGACTTCTGCCGAAAATTATGAATTACTCATTGAAAAGATAAATATCTTTATAAGGAAGTATTATTTTAATAATTTTTTGCGTGGCCTGATATTTTTAGGCGCGGGTTTATTCTCCGCTTATGTAATAATTACATTGAGCGAATATTTTGGTAATTTTAATATTCTCTTCCGTACTATTCTTTTTTATTTTTTTATTCTGCTCAACGCTGCCCTGGTGTGTTGGCTCATATTACCCCCCCTGTTGTCATGGCTTAAATTAGGTAGGTCATTAACACACGATGAGGCAGCTGCAATTATTGGTAAACACTTTCAGGATGTAAACGACAAATTGTTGAACACCCTGCAACTAAAAAAACTGGCTGCCGACGACGAAAAACACCGCGCCCTCATCGAAGCCAGTATCGATCAAAAAATTGAGTCGTTAAAGCCGGTAAGCTTTCCATCGGCTATCAACATCCGCGAGAATGTCAAATACCTTAAGTATATCCTGGTACCGGCTGCCATTATCCTGGTCATCGGCCTGGCAGCCCCATCTGTTTTAACCGAAAGCACAAAAAGGTTAATCAGGCATAACGAGTTCTTTGTGCCCGCTGCCCCTTTCAAATTCAATATACTCAACCAAACCCTTTCAGTAGTTCAAGGCGATGACCTAAAGCTTGATTTGAAGCTGGATGGCGATAAATTACCTGCCGACGTATATGTAGAAACCGCCAACAATACATTTAAGCTTGATAAAGAGAACATCAGCCGTTTTCATTATCAGTTTACAAATTTGCAGCAAAACACCAAATTCAGGCTTATCGGCAACGGTTTTACATCGGCCCCGTACGAGATTAAGGTAAACCAGAAACCGGCTTTACTTCATTTTGATGTAGCATTAAATTACCCGGCCTATCTGCATAAAAAAAATGAAATCCTTACAAATGCGGGCGATTTGGTGATACCAGCTGGAACAGCAGTCAAATGGCTGTTACATACACAATATGCAACCGGGCTGCAGTTTTTTATGAATAATGAACCACGCCAGGCAGTGGCAAATGGCCCCGGTTTATTTGTACATAACGAAAAGGTTTACAAAAACGCGGTTTACAGGCTTTACCCGGTAAACAACCAGGTAAACCACAGCGACTCGGCTACCTACCATATCAACGTAATTTTGGATGAACCACCGGTGATCAGTGTTGATGAAAAACCTGATTCGGTAAGCATGAAATCACTATATTTTAATGGAAAAATCCAGGACGACCATGGTTTTTCGGCCTTGAATTTCCATTATAATGTACAATCATCCGGCAATAAGGGCAATACAAAGGCGTTTGTAAAGCGTGTGGAGGCGGATATGGGACAAACACAGGCAGATTTCTTTTATTTCTGGAACTTAAAAGATATGGGCATTAACCCGGGCGACCAGGTGACCTACTTTTTTGAAGTGGCAGATAACGATGGTATAAACGGACCCAAAAAAGCCCGTACTCCTGAGCGTACACTTCACGTGCCCGATGCCAAAGAAGTAAACCAGCAATTGAATGCCGGCACCGAAGCCATCAAACAAAAAATGCAATCGGCCATTAAACTGGCCGGGCAGGTTGAAAAAGAATCGCAGAAACTAAACCAAATGCTGTTGAACAAAAACAGTCTTTCGTTTGATGAAAAAAAACAGATAGAAGACCTGCTGCAAAAAAGGAAAGACCTGGAAGATTTGGTTAAGGAAATAAAAGACGATAACAAAAAAAACCTATACAGCAGGCAGGAAAACCAACAGCAAAATGAAGAGATCCTGGCCAAACAGAAGCAAATTGAAGACTTGTTTAACAACGTGCTTGACCAAAAAACAAAGGAACTATTACAAAATCTGCAGCAATTGCTAAACGAGCAACAAAAGGACGCCACCCGCGATGAACTTTCCAAAATGCAGATGGACAACAAGTCGCTAAAAAAGGAGCTTGACCGCATGCTGGAGTTATACAAAAAACTTGAATTTGATCAGAAGCTAAACCAGCAGATTGATGAGCTAAATAAGCTTGCCGATAAACAGCAAAAGCTATCTGAACAAACACAAAAACAGGGTGCCGATAAAAAACAATTGCAACAGGAGCAGGACGGTTTGAAAAAGGAATTTGACGATGTAAAAAAAGGATTTGACGATTTGCAAAAAACAAATGAACAAGCCGAGCACAAAAGCGATTTCCAGAATCCCGAAAAAGAAACACAAAGCATAGCGCAAAAAATGGAACAAAGCGCCGGCGATTTACAAAAAAACGATAAAAACAAAGCCAGTAAATCGCAAAAGCAGGCGGCCGATGAAATGAGGGATTTGGCCGGCAAGCTACAGCAACAAGACCAGGAAGGCGAAAGCAAAGAAAACGCGGTTGATGCACAGCAACTACGCGAGTTGTTAAAAAACCTGGTGAACAGTTCCTTTAGCCAGGAAAAGCTGATGCAAACACTAAAGAGTACCAGCCCTACCGATCCTGCTTACATTACGCTGTCGCAAAGCCAAAAGGATATTAAAGACAACCTTAAAACAGCCGAAGATAGTTTGTATGCGCTCAGCAGGCGAATCCCGCAAATTCAATCAACCGTTAATGCCGAAATTGGCAGTATAAATTCCCGCATAGACCAGGCCCTGGATAACCTGGGCGATAGGCGAACGGCGGAAGCCAACCGCAACCAGCAACTTGCCATGACATCCATGAACAACCTGGCCCTGATGTTGAGCGAAGCGTTAGATCAGCTGCAAAAAATGATGAATAAAAGCAAGGGTGGTAAAGGCAAGCCGCAATCCATATCGCAGCTAAATAAAATGCAGCAGCAGCTAAACAAAAACATGCAAAAAGCGCGGGAGCAAATGCAGCAGCAAGGCAATAAACCAGGGCAAAGCCAGCCCGGGCAAGGTAACATGAGCGAACAGCTGGCCCGTATGGCACGCCAGCAACAGCAGATAAGGCAACAGCTGGAGCAGATAAATCGCGAAGAAAATAAGAATGGTACGGGTAAATTAGGTAATTTAGATAAAATTTCGCAAGAAATGGAACAAACTGAGCGTGATCTCGTAAACAGGAAGATTACAGACGAGGCGCTAAAGAGGCAACAACAAATACAGAGCCGGTTATTGGAAGCTGAAAAAGCGCAACAGGAGCGTGAGCAGGATCAGCAGCGGGAAAGCCAGGCCGGCAAAAATATACCTCCGGGATACATAAAAGCGTTGCAGGGTTACCAGCAACAACGGGCAAAGCAGACAGAACAGGTAAAGACAGTATCTCCGGCACTTAATTTGTATTACAAGCAAAAAATTAAATCTTACTTTGATCAACTTAATGCCAAATAA
- a CDS encoding RNA polymerase sigma factor, giving the protein MNPSQEAQLIEQCRTDAAAFGQVFDAWYKPVFGYIMRRTGNYDLSKDIAAETFLKAFLKIGGFQWRGIRLSSWLYRIATNELNQYYRSSKYKPQSLQQLMENPQMEKLLHENADDEREMMEQELKTYDNYNRIRQNLLKLDIKYQEVISLRYFEQKTNTEIGEILGKNEGTIKSLLSRGLEKLRNML; this is encoded by the coding sequence ATGAACCCCAGCCAGGAAGCCCAGCTTATTGAACAATGCCGAACGGACGCGGCTGCTTTTGGGCAGGTGTTTGACGCCTGGTACAAACCTGTGTTTGGCTATATTATGCGCCGCACCGGCAACTATGATTTATCGAAAGATATTGCCGCTGAGACTTTTTTAAAAGCTTTTTTAAAAATCGGGGGCTTTCAGTGGCGGGGCATCCGCCTATCGTCGTGGCTGTACCGCATAGCTACCAACGAGCTTAACCAGTATTACCGCAGCAGTAAATACAAACCGCAATCGCTACAGCAACTGATGGAAAACCCACAGATGGAGAAGCTGCTGCATGAAAACGCCGACGACGAACGGGAGATGATGGAGCAGGAACTTAAAACCTATGACAATTATAACCGGATACGTCAAAACCTGTTGAAGCTGGATATAAAATACCAGGAGGTAATATCACTGCGCTATTTTGAGCAAAAAACCAATACCGAAATTGGCGAGATATTGGGCAAAAACGAAGGAACAATTAAGTCGCTGCTGTCACGCGGGTTAGAGAAATTAAGAAACATGTTGTAA